ATATGGATTGGGAACGGTGTTTCTCGAAAAACTTTGGGTCCATGGAATTTTTTGTCGTGTTTTTTCTGGCCCGTATCTTTGATGCGGTGGCTGCGATTTCATGGTTTCCGGTAGTATCGGAAAAGGGAAGGGCGGCCCTGCCGCTGTCCCGGAATTAAAAAGGAGGATGGTTCATGAACACATCCAGCACCAGACCCCGCTATCGCCCTTATACGTTAAAAAATCTGCACGAACTTCCTCCGTACGATGTCATTCCGCCGCATCGTATGAGAGACATAAAGCTTGCTGCCAGGGTTTTACCTTTCAGGGTAAGCAATTATGTGGTTGACGAGTTGATAGACTGGGATCGTATACCCGATGATCCCATGTTCCAGCTGACCTTCCCCCAGCCAGAAATGATCCCAGAGTCAGATTTTCGCCGTCTCAGGAGCTGTGCTGCATCCGGTCACGAATCCGTTGCAAAGGCTGTGGTGCAGAAAATTCACATGGGTATGAATCCCCATCCGGCTGGCCAGATGGATTTGAATGTACCTGTGCTGGACGGTGAGCTTCTGAGCGGTATGCAGCATAAATATGAAGAAACGGTGCTGTTTTTTCCTGCTCAGGGTCAGACCTGCCATAGTTACTGTACCTATTGTTTCCGATGGCCCCAGTTTGTTGGGCTTGACTCGGCCTTTCGTTTTGCCTGTAATGATGAAACATTGCTTCCCCGCTATCTGAAAGAGCACAGAGAGGTTACGGATGTTCTTTTTACCGGTGGGGATCCCCTGGTAATGCATGCCCGGCTTCTAGAAAAATATATTCGCCCCCTTCTTGATAAGAAGCCCGGCAATCTGAGCAGCATTCGCTTTGGTACAAAAAGTCTTGCGTACTGGCCCTATCGCTTTACGGAAGATAAAGATGCGGATGACATAATCCGGCTGTTTGAAGAGATCATAAAGGCCGGGTATCATTTGACTGTTATGGCCCACTTCAGCCATGACAGAGAGCTTTCCACTCCGGCCGTGGAAACAGCCATGGCCCGAATAAGGGCTACGGGTGCTCAGATACGCTGCCAGGCTCCCTTGATCCGTCACGTAAATGATACAGCCGAGGTGTGGTCATCCATGTGGAAGCGGCAGATTGCCCTGGGAGCAATTCCCTACTATATGTTTATAGAAAGAGATACGGGGCCAGCAGGCTATTTCAATGTTCCTCTCATGGAGGCCTATCGTATTTTTACGGAAGCTTACCGCGGGGTTTCAGGACTTTGCCGCACAGTACGTGGACCATCCATGTCGGCTGGGCCTGGTAAGGTTCTGATGGATGGTGTGGCAGACATAGGTGGAGAAAGGGTAATGATTCTTAAATTCATACAGGCAAGAAATCCTGCATGGGTGAATCAGGTTTTTTTTGCCGCATGGAACCCCTCCGCGCAC
This genomic interval from Desulfobotulus pelophilus contains the following:
- a CDS encoding KamA family radical SAM protein, coding for MNTSSTRPRYRPYTLKNLHELPPYDVIPPHRMRDIKLAARVLPFRVSNYVVDELIDWDRIPDDPMFQLTFPQPEMIPESDFRRLRSCAASGHESVAKAVVQKIHMGMNPHPAGQMDLNVPVLDGELLSGMQHKYEETVLFFPAQGQTCHSYCTYCFRWPQFVGLDSAFRFACNDETLLPRYLKEHREVTDVLFTGGDPLVMHARLLEKYIRPLLDKKPGNLSSIRFGTKSLAYWPYRFTEDKDADDIIRLFEEIIKAGYHLTVMAHFSHDRELSTPAVETAMARIRATGAQIRCQAPLIRHVNDTAEVWSSMWKRQIALGAIPYYMFIERDTGPAGYFNVPLMEAYRIFTEAYRGVSGLCRTVRGPSMSAGPGKVLMDGVADIGGERVMILKFIQARNPAWVNQVFFAAWNPSAHWLDDLQPAFGEKSFFYDAEYRRMQDALRRRREGVAA